A stretch of the Candidatus Delongbacteria bacterium genome encodes the following:
- a CDS encoding OadG family protein, with protein MTGMENVLEQHGLLITFSGMAIVFLGLILIAVAVTIFNKIFARDAHKAADTTPKHVNIYDMMKKESDANVPEEDLVAITTALEIYQRLYGFEVSSKLTFDRSRGVGQPKLKNIFAHRNV; from the coding sequence ATGACTGGTATGGAAAATGTCCTTGAACAGCACGGTCTTCTTATCACTTTCAGTGGTATGGCGATTGTTTTTCTTGGTTTAATACTTATTGCTGTTGCTGTTACAATCTTCAATAAGATATTTGCCAGAGATGCTCACAAGGCTGCTGATACTACACCAAAACACGTAAATATTTACGATATGATGAAAAAGGAAAGCGACGCAAATGTTCCAGAAGAAGATCTTGTTGCTATTACTACAGCATTAGAAATTTATCAGAGACTTTATGGATTCGAAGTATCTTCAAAGCTGACTTTTGACAGATCACGTGGTGTTGGTCAACCAAAACTAAAAAATATTTTTGCTCATCGTAACGTTTAA
- a CDS encoding sodium ion-translocating decarboxylase subunit beta has protein sequence MDMFIKMVSQTGFANFTSIDNLIMLIIGGVAIYLAIVKKYEPLLLLPIGFGVIAGNIPYAHGLPIGVYDTAEAIGSTQSSVFSYFYAGVTNGLFPPLIFLGIGALTDFSALISSPKSLLLGAAAQFGIFATFLGALALGFTGQQSAAIGIIGGADGPTSIFIASMLAPEILGPIAIAAYSYMALVPVIQPPFMKILTTEKEKRIRMKPSRRVTKTEKIIFPIMAFILSALIAPGSITLVGMFMLGNLCKESGVTERLAKTAGNALLDSATVILSFSVGLSTQANVFLTKESLMIFGLGLASFCVATASGLIFAKVMNLFLKEKINPLIGAAGVSAVPDSARVVHHFALHYDKTNHLLMHAMAPNVAGVIGSAIAAGVFITTYSSVGIG, from the coding sequence ATGGATATGTTTATAAAAATGGTGAGTCAAACAGGATTCGCAAACTTTACCTCAATTGACAATCTGATAATGTTGATCATTGGTGGCGTTGCGATCTATCTTGCAATTGTAAAAAAATATGAACCTCTCTTATTGCTACCAATCGGGTTTGGTGTTATAGCTGGCAATATTCCATATGCTCATGGTTTACCAATTGGTGTCTATGATACAGCGGAAGCTATCGGATCTACACAAAGTTCAGTATTTAGTTACTTCTATGCTGGAGTTACTAATGGTTTATTTCCACCATTGATTTTTCTTGGCATTGGTGCTTTGACAGATTTTTCTGCACTAATTTCAAGCCCAAAATCACTTTTATTAGGTGCTGCAGCTCAGTTTGGTATTTTTGCAACTTTTCTAGGTGCACTAGCACTAGGATTTACAGGTCAACAAAGTGCTGCGATTGGTATCATTGGTGGTGCTGACGGTCCTACGTCAATTTTTATTGCTTCAATGCTTGCTCCTGAAATTTTAGGTCCAATTGCAATTGCTGCTTATTCATATATGGCTTTGGTTCCGGTAATTCAGCCACCATTTATGAAAATACTTACAACAGAAAAGGAAAAAAGAATCAGAATGAAACCTTCCAGAAGGGTTACAAAAACTGAAAAGATTATTTTTCCAATAATGGCATTTATTCTTTCAGCTTTAATCGCCCCTGGTTCTATTACTCTTGTTGGTATGTTCATGCTTGGTAATCTTTGTAAAGAATCTGGCGTTACTGAGCGTCTAGCAAAAACTGCTGGAAACGCACTTCTTGATTCAGCAACAGTTATTCTTTCTTTCTCAGTTGGTCTTTCAACTCAGGCAAATGTTTTTCTTACAAAAGAATCACTGATGATTTTTGGTCTTGGTCTTGCTTCGTTCTGTGTAGCAACGGCTTCAGGATTGATCTTCGCAAAAGTAATGAATCTATTCCTGAAAGAAAAAATCAACCCACTTATCGGTGCTGCTGGCGTATCTGCGGTTCCAGACTCTGCAAGGGTTGTTCATCACTTTGCATTACACTATGATAAAACAAATCATCTGTTAATGCATGCAATGGCTCCAAACGTGGCTGGTGTTATAGGTTCTGCAATCGCAGCCGGAGTATTTATTACTACTTATTCTTCAGTAGGAATAGGATAA
- a CDS encoding acyl-CoA mutase large subunit family protein, with amino-acid sequence MDKMFENFDRSKDKNLWKSEIEKDLKGKPLEKLFWRTYEGFDVENYYKAEDIENLDHLNTVPGKAPFIRSSKEVTDLNNWSIGQEISNTCTKTANGFIKRGLETGVQSFTLNFDKRIKKACLTCCDKADGINFRSTEKFNNLFEGIDIEKVPFNFKAGRSSSLITDLFIKAANGKNIKGSVDNDFITEYAFTGSYGKTLEERISESVDIFNTTSKFESFHPQCIDVTNYHEAGANVSMEIAFALSTAVDYIDLYDGKVSAEDFIKRVRFNFPAGQYYLMEIAKFRAFRYLWYKITREYTCNEELGKANIHATTSKWTMTKYDPNVNMLRETTEAMSAVLGGVDELTVLPFDVLTKEPNEFSYRIAKNVQLLMKEECHFDTMVDPAGGSYYIEKLTSMIIEKAWEIFLAIQANGGMTKSIESGVVFNYINAVKAKKDKNIDFRSNILVGTNQYPNIGELLSKSEERTYKYEDSDEMSKIIGTNCAKAVITPINTYRAAEAFETIRMATEAHTEKTGKRPTAFLATIGNLTMRKARASFAMGFLGAAGFDIIDNNGFKTAEDAVSSFVKSNAEIIVICSSDEEYAEVAAPITKLAKTEKPGIVSVLAGYPQELVESLKEAGVDEFIHMKASSSEVLSRIQKVLGINN; translated from the coding sequence TTGGATAAGATGTTCGAAAACTTTGACAGGTCAAAAGACAAAAACCTGTGGAAGAGTGAGATCGAAAAAGATCTTAAAGGTAAGCCATTAGAAAAATTATTCTGGAGGACTTACGAAGGTTTTGATGTAGAGAATTACTACAAAGCTGAAGACATTGAAAACCTTGACCATTTAAATACAGTACCTGGAAAAGCTCCTTTTATTAGAAGCTCTAAAGAAGTTACTGATTTGAATAATTGGTCAATAGGTCAGGAGATTTCCAATACCTGTACAAAAACTGCAAATGGATTTATTAAAAGAGGTTTGGAAACTGGAGTACAATCTTTTACTCTAAATTTTGACAAGAGAATCAAAAAAGCATGTTTAACATGTTGTGATAAAGCAGATGGCATTAATTTTAGGAGTACTGAAAAATTCAATAATCTATTTGAGGGAATAGATATTGAAAAAGTACCTTTCAATTTTAAAGCTGGAAGATCTTCTTCTCTTATTACAGATCTTTTCATTAAAGCTGCAAATGGTAAAAATATCAAAGGTTCTGTTGATAATGATTTTATTACAGAGTATGCTTTTACTGGTAGTTATGGAAAAACTCTTGAAGAGAGAATCTCAGAATCTGTTGATATTTTTAACACAACTTCAAAATTTGAAAGTTTCCACCCACAATGTATCGATGTAACAAATTATCACGAAGCGGGTGCTAATGTATCTATGGAAATCGCTTTTGCCCTTTCTACTGCTGTAGATTATATCGATCTGTATGATGGTAAAGTTAGTGCAGAAGATTTTATCAAAAGAGTAAGATTTAATTTCCCTGCGGGTCAATATTATTTAATGGAAATTGCTAAGTTTAGAGCTTTTAGATACTTGTGGTATAAAATTACCAGAGAGTATACTTGTAATGAAGAGTTAGGAAAAGCTAATATTCACGCAACAACATCAAAATGGACTATGACAAAATATGATCCAAATGTGAATATGTTGAGAGAAACAACAGAAGCTATGTCTGCTGTGCTTGGTGGAGTAGATGAATTAACTGTACTTCCATTTGATGTTCTTACAAAAGAACCTAATGAGTTCTCATACAGGATAGCAAAAAATGTTCAACTTCTTATGAAAGAAGAATGTCATTTTGATACTATGGTTGATCCTGCTGGTGGTTCTTACTATATCGAGAAATTAACTTCTATGATAATTGAAAAAGCATGGGAGATTTTCTTAGCTATTCAAGCAAATGGCGGTATGACTAAGTCTATCGAAAGTGGTGTTGTTTTCAATTATATCAATGCTGTAAAGGCTAAAAAAGATAAAAATATTGATTTTAGATCTAATATTTTAGTTGGAACAAACCAATATCCAAATATTGGTGAATTGCTATCAAAATCTGAAGAACGTACTTACAAGTATGAGGACTCAGATGAGATGTCAAAAATTATTGGTACAAACTGTGCTAAAGCTGTTATTACTCCAATAAATACTTATAGAGCTGCAGAAGCCTTCGAGACAATTAGAATGGCTACAGAGGCTCATACAGAAAAAACAGGAAAAAGACCTACAGCTTTCCTTGCTACTATCGGCAATCTAACTATGAGAAAAGCTAGAGCTTCTTTCGCTATGGGATTCCTTGGTGCAGCTGGTTTTGATATCATTGACAACAATGGTTTTAAAACTGCTGAGGACGCTGTTTCATCTTTCGTAAAAAGTAATGCTGAGATTATAGTAATTTGTAGCTCAGATGAAGAATACGCTGAAGTTGCTGCTCCAATTACTAAACTAGCTAAAACTGAGAAACCTGGAATTGTTTCTGTTCTTGCTGGATATCCTCAAGAACTTGTAGAATCTTTAAAAGAAGCTGGTGTTGATGAATTTATTCACATGAAAGCTAGTTCTTCTGAAGTTCTTTCAAGAATTCAAAAAGTGTTGGGAATTAATAACTAA
- a CDS encoding biotin/lipoyl-binding protein translates to MKKIVLEINGKDYAVEIDRVGQFDADIKVNERSYHVGLKDLGQEKKVEAVRPVIVNQPTASPASAPVVQNKPKPSIGGGKVVTAPLPGLVLSIPVKVGDQVKRGQLIMILEAMKMENDIPAEMDGVVKEIKVKAGETVVEGDTLLTLE, encoded by the coding sequence ATGAAAAAAATAGTTCTTGAAATAAATGGAAAAGATTATGCTGTTGAAATTGACAGAGTCGGTCAGTTCGATGCAGATATCAAAGTTAATGAGAGATCTTACCATGTTGGTCTTAAAGATTTGGGTCAGGAAAAGAAAGTTGAAGCTGTAAGACCTGTTATAGTGAATCAACCGACTGCATCTCCTGCTTCAGCTCCAGTTGTTCAAAACAAACCAAAACCATCCATTGGTGGTGGAAAAGTGGTTACAGCACCTCTACCAGGACTTGTACTATCTATTCCAGTTAAGGTTGGGGATCAAGTAAAAAGAGGTCAATTAATAATGATCCTTGAAGCAATGAAAATGGAAAATGATATTCCTGCTGAAATGGATGGCGTGGTAAAAGAGATTAAAGTTAAAGCAGGTGAAACAGTAGTTGAGGGCGATACCCTTCTAACACTAGAATAG